A genome region from Populus alba chromosome 3, ASM523922v2, whole genome shotgun sequence includes the following:
- the LOC118054889 gene encoding glucan endo-1,3-beta-glucosidase 14, with amino-acid sequence MGSSSFFLWLLLAFSAISSNVLTVYAFKGTYGVNYGKIADNLPSPGSVVTLLKAAKIKNTRIYDADHEVLKAFKGSGIEIIIGLGNEYLKEMSVAEDRAMDWIKENVQPFLPGTKIVGIAVGNEILGGDDHELWEVLLPSVKNIYGALGRLGLTKVVEVSSPHSEAVFTNSFPPSACVFKDDVLVYMKPLLEFFSKTGSPFYINAYPFLAYKSDPEHIDINYALFKSNQGILDSKTNLHYDNMFEAQVDAAYAALEKAGFPKMEVIVSETGWASKGDADEAGASIENARTYNRNLRKKLAKKKGTPYRPKFVARAYIFALFNENLKPGPTSERNFGLFKADGSIAYDIGFTGLKDSSGASSLIPFKVFGGSSCTLLLTACITLLLLISAS; translated from the exons ATGggttcctcttctttctttctctggcTCCTCCTCGCCTTCTCTGCCATTTCTTCCAATG TTTTGACGGTGTACGCATTCAAGGGAACATACGGAGTAAACTACGGTAAGATAGCGGACAATTTACCTTCACCGGGCAGCGTGGTGACGCTGCTGAAAGCAGCCAAGATAAAGAACACCAGAATCTACGACGCTGATCATGAGGTCCTCAAGGCCTTCAAGGGCTCTGGTATTGAAATCATAATCGGACTTGGCAACGAGTATCTGAAAGAAATGAGCGTGGCGGAGGATCGTGCCATGGATTGGATAAAGGAGAATGTGCAGCCATTCCTCCCCGGAACAAAGATAGTTGGAATCGCAGTGGGAAATGAGATCTTGGGGGGCGATGACCATGAATTATGGGAGGTTTTGCTGCCCTCGGTTAAAAACATTTACGGTGCGCTTGGGAGGCTGGGTTTGACGAAGGTTGTCGAGGTTTCAAGCCCACACTCAGAGGCTGTCTTCACCAATTCCTTCCCGCCATCCGCATGCGTTTTCAAGGACGATGTTCTTGTGTACATGAAACCATTGCTGGAGTTCTTCTCAAAGACTGGTTCTCCTTTCTACATCAATGCCTACCCTTTTCTAGCCTACAAGAGCGATCCCGAGCATATTGACATCAACTATGCTCTTTTCAAATCGAATCAGGGAATTCTCGATTCAAAGACCAATCTGCATTATGACAACATGTTCGAGGCTCAGGTTGATGCAGCTTATGCAGCACTAGAAAAGGCTGGGTTTCCCAAGATGGAAGTCATCGTTTCCGAAACAGGTTGGGCTTCGAAAGGGGATGCAGATGAAGCAGGTGCCTCCATAGAAAACGCGAGGACTTACAATCGTAATCTGCGTAAAAAGCTAGCAAAAAAGAAGGGAACCCCGTACAGACCAAAGTTCGTGGCAAGAGCTTATATTTTCGCCCTGTTCAACGAAAACTTGAAGCCTGGACCAACTTCTGAGAGGAACTTTGGATTGTTTAAAGCTGATGGAAGCATTGCATACGACATCGGTTTCACAGGGCTTAAAGATTCCTCAGGAGCTTCATCTCTTATCCCTTTCAAG GTTTTTGGAGGGTCATCCTGCACATTGCTTCTTACAGCTTGTATCACACTTCTGCTACTAATTTCTGCTTCTTGA
- the LOC118054891 gene encoding phospholipase D alpha 1, which yields MAQILLHGSLHVTIFEVDKLGDGGGHGFLQKLVENIGEKVGIGDGISKLYATIDLERARVGRTRILEKEATNPRWNESFHIYCAHTASNIVFTVKDDNPIGATLIGRAYIPVQELVDGEDIDRWVEMLDEDKNPIHSGSKIHVKLQYFDVSKDRNWGGGIRSPKYPGVPYTFYPQRQGCKVSLYQDAHVPDKFIPKIPLASGGYYNPHRCWEDVFDSITNAKHLIYITGWSVYTEISLVRDSRRPKPGGDITLGELLKKKASEGVRVLMLIWDDRTSVDLLKKDGLMATHDEETENYFQNTEVHCVLCPRNPDDGGSIVQDLQISTMFTHHQKIVVVDSAMPNGDSQRRRIVSYVGGIDLCDGRYDTPFHSLFRTLDTAHHDDFHQPNFTGASIQKGGPREPWHDIHSRLEGPIAWDVLFNFEQRWKKQGGKDLLVQLRELEDVIIPPSPAMHPDDHETWNVQLFRSIDGGAAFGFPETPEDAAKAGLVSGKDNIIDRSIQDAYVNAIRRAKNFIYIENQYFLGSSFSWSADGIKPEDINALHLIPKELSLKIVSKIEAGERFTVYVVVPMWPEGIPESGSVQAILDWQRRTLDMMYKDVIEALRAKGLEEDPRNYLTFFCLGNREVKKSGEYEPSEKPEPDSDYIRAQEARRFMIYVHAKMMIVDDEYIIIGSANINQRSMDGARDSEIAMGGYQPYHLATRQPARGQIHGFRLGLWYEHLGMLDDTFLHPESEECVTKVNQITDKYWDLYSSETLEHDLPGHLLRYPIGVSSEGKVTELPGTEFFPDTKARVLGAKSDFMPPILTT from the exons ATGGCGCAGATTTTATTGCACGGGTCCTTACATGTCACGATCTTCGAGGTGGATAAGCTTGGCGATGGTGGTGGACATGGCTTCCTCCaaaag CTTGTGGAGAACATTGGGGAGAAGGTTGGCATTGGTGACGGAATTAGCAAACTCTATGCAACTATCGATCTAGAAAGGGCTAGAGTTGGGAGGACCAGAATCCTTGAAAAAGAAGCAACCAACCCCAGGTGGAATGAGTCTTTTCATATTTACTGTGCTCATACGGCTTCAAATATTGTTTTCACTGTGAAGGATGATAATCCAATTGGAGCAACCTTGATTGGGAGAGCATATATCCCTGTTCAAGAGCTCGTAGACGGGGAAGACATAGATAGATGGGTTGAGATGTTGGATGAAGACAAAAACCCGATTCACTCCGGTTCCAAAATCCATGTGAAGCTACAATACTTTGATGTTTCAAAAGACCGTAACTGGGGAGGTGGCATCAGAAGTCCAAAGTATCCTGGGGTACCTTATACATTCTACCCTCAGAGACAAGGGTGTAAGGTTTCCCTGTACCAAGATGCTCATGTACCAGACAAATTTATCCCCAAAATCCCTCTTGCTTCAGGAGGGTACTATAATCCCCACAGATGTTGGGAAGATGTTTTTGATTCAATCACAAATGCAAAACACTTGATCTACATCACTGGCTGGTCTGTTTATACTGAAATCAGTCTGGTAAGGGATTCCAGGAGGCCAAAGCCTGGTGGGGACATCACTTTGGGTGAGCTGCTTAAGAAGAAGGCAAGTGAAGGTGTTAGGGTTCTTATGCTAATTTGGGATGACAGAACCTCGGTTGATTTGCTGAAAAAGGATGGGCTGATGGCCACTCATGATGAAGAAACTGAGAACTACTTCCAAAATACTGAAGTGCACTGTGTCTTGTGTCCCAGAAATCCTGATGATGGTGGAAGCATTGTTCAAGATCTGCAAATCTCTACCATGTTCACTCACCACCAAAAGATTGTTGTAGTGGACAGTGCAATGCCTAATGGAGATTCCCAGAGGAGGAGAATTGTTAGTTATGTTGGGGGGATTGATCTTTGTGATGGGAGATATGATACCCCCTTCCATTCCCTTTTTAGAACATTGGACACTGCACACCATGATGATTTCCATCAGCCCAACTTTACTGGTGCTTCGATTCAAAAAGGTGGTCCTAGAGAACCTTGGCATGACATCCATTCCCGGCTTGAGGGACCTATTGCTTGGGAtgtcttgtttaattttgaacAGAGATGGAAGAAGCAAGGCGGTAAAGATTTACTTGTTCAACTGAGAGAACTGGAAGATGTCATCATTCCACCATCTCCAGCTATGCATCCCGATGATCATGAGACGTGGAATGTGCAGTTATTTAGATCCATTGATGGAGGAGCTGCATTTGGTTTCCCAGAGACACCTGAAGATGCTGCCAAAGCCGGGCTTGTCAGTGGAAAGGATAACATCATCGATCGAAGCATTCAGGATGCCTATGTCAATGCCATTCGACGTGCAAAGAACTTCATCTATATCGAGAACCAGTATTTTCTTGGGAGTTCTTTTAGCTGGAGTGCTGATGGTATTAAGCCGGAGGACATTAATGCTTTGCATCTAATTCCAAAGGAGCTCTCACTCAAGATAGTTAGCAAGATTGAGGCAGGGGAGAGGTTCACTGTTTATGTTGTTGTCCCAATGTGGCCAGAGGGAATACCAGAGAGTGGATCAGTTCAGGCAATATTAGATTGGCAGAGGAGGACATTGGACATGATGTATAAAGATGTCATCGAGGCTCTCAGAGCCAAGGGGCTTGAAGAAGATCCTCGGAACTACCTGACATTTTTCTGCCTTGGGAATCGTGAGGTGAAGAAAAGTGGAGAATATGAACCTTCAGAAAAACCAGAGCCTGATTCAGATTACATTAGGGCCCAGGAGGCCAGGCGCTTCATGATTTATGTTCATGCCAAGATGATGATTG TTGATGACGAATACATCATTATTGGGTCGGCCAACATCAATCAGAGATCCATGGATGGCGCCAGGGACTCTGAGATAGCCATGGGAGGATACCAACCATATCACTTGGCAACCAGGCAGCCTGCACGAGGCCAGATCCATGGATTCCGCCTGGGATTATGGTATGAACACCTTGGCATGCTGGATGACACCTTCCTTCATCCAGAAAGCGAAGAATGCGTGACGAAGGTGAACCAGATTACTGACAAATATTGGGATTTGTATTCCAGTGAGACACTCGAGCATGATCTACCTGGTCATTTGCTCCGTTACCCTATCGGGGTTTCCAGCGAAGGAAAGGTGACAGAACTGCCTGGAACTGAGTTCTTCCCTGACACAAAGGCTCGTGTTCTCGGTGCCAAGTCTGATTTCATGCCTCCTATCCTTACTACTTAG